The nucleotide window GCGAACAGTCCTGTTGCGCTCGACCGCATCGGACTGTTCACCCTCGACGAGCAGCGGCGCGAACCGTACCGGGCCGAACCGCTCGCGCGCCCCCCGTTCGTCGACGGCGACCAGTGACTGTTCGTGATTTCCAACGGGTGCGACGAGCCGTCCATCAGGGGCAAGCTGGTCGACGAGCGCGCTCGGAGGTCGGACGACGGCGGCTTCGAGAAGGATGCGATCGAAGGGTGCGTAGTCGGGAAAGCCGTGCGTTCCGTCACGTCTGTCGACGAGTACGCCGCCGTAGCCCGCGTGCGAGAGGTTCCGGCGCGCGTCGACGACGAGCCGGCGGGCGATGTCGACCGCGTGGACGTTCTCCTGACCGACGATCTCGGCGGCCACCGCGGCCGTATAGCCGACGCCCGCACCGACGACGAGCACGCTGTCACCGGAAGCGGGCAACAGCGCCTCGAACAGTCGCGCGACCGTGCTCGGCGCGAGCACGCGCGTGTTCGCGTGTTCGGTCGTCCGGTCGGCGTAGGCCGCACGCTCCTCGGGGAGGAACTCGTGACGCGGGACGGTCCGCATCGCCACGCTGAGTGCCTCGCTCTCGACGACCCCCTTGCTCTCGTGTTCGAGGCCGTCGACCATGTCCTCGCGCACCGCCGCAGGCTCCATGCGAAACGAACGCCGCGTAGAGCCTTGAATCGCGTGCCTTCGGCTGCGCGCTAGCCTTGCATCGGGACGAACCGCACGCCGCCGTGCTCGGTCCTATCGAGGCTGCCGTCGGCCCGCCGGCGAGCACGCACGAGCGTCTGTCGATGCGTGCCGATCGGGGCGACGATCGCTCCACCGGGACGGACCTGCTCGGCGACCGGTTCGGGGATTGCGGGCGCTGCACACGTGAGATATGCGCCGTCGTAGGGCGCGTGCTCGGGCCAGCCATCGTGGCCATCGCCGACGCGGACATCGACGGCATAGCCGAGCTCCGTGAGGCGCTCGCGAGCGCTCTCGGCGAGCGATGCGTGATATTCGACGCTCTTCACGCCGTCCGTGATCGCGGCCGTGACGGCGGCGTGGTAGCCACAGCCGGTACCGATCTCGAGAACCGAGTCGCCCGCTTCCGGCGCGAGCAGGTCGGTCATGATCGCCACCATATGCGGGGCGCTGATCGTTTGATCCGCACCGATCGGCAGCGGCCGGTCGTCGTAGGCGTCTTTCCGTCGATTCTCGGGCACGAACTCGTGGCGGGGGACTGAGAGCAGCGCCTCACGGGTCGAGTCGCGCTCGATGCGACCCTGCTCGTCGAGTCGGGCGACGAGCTGCTCGCGGGCGCGCTCGTGGTCCATCACCAGACGGACCAGGCCGAGCTCGACTCGTCGTCGGCGTACACCCGGTTGACATCCTTGGCGAAGGCCATGTCGCCCTCGTGGTCGAGGTGGTCGAACCCGTAGCCCTCGGCGTCCGCGCGCAGGTGGATCCCCTTCACCGTGAAGCGCTCGTCGGCGAGGTCCTCCCGCTCGCCGACGGTGAACTCGTAGTCGCCGGGTACGCGGAGTTCGATGCCGCGCGTCTCGTCGTTTCCACCCGTGGGATTGAGCGTCACGTCGACAGCGACGTTGCCGACGACGCGCGTCCAGACGGTCCGGATGTCGGGGACGTCGGCCTCCTCGGTGCGTCCACCCTCGACTTCGAGGCTCGTGATCCGCACAGTCAGAAGTGCCTCGGGCGTGTCGAGGACGAACTCTTCGCCGACGGCGAGCTGCTCCTCGCGCGGGATCTCGGTCGTCGTCGAGAACGACTCGCCGTCCTGGGAGACGATGACGTCGCGCTGTTCGGTGGCGGGCTCTTCGAGGCGCGTCTTGTGGACGTGGCCGCATTCGCCACAGCGGACGGTCGCCTGGCCGCCGGATTTCAGCAGTTCGTGGACCACGGGTGTGTCGGGTGAACACGCCGGGCAGGTGGTGCCGACGCGCTCGGTGGCTTCGCTCATGGACGACCTATCGGTCGCACGGATAAAAGCCCGTGGCGTTCGCTACGCCCCGTTCGGCGTCGGCAGGTCGATCTCTTCCCCGTCGGCATAGACGGTTGGCTCGCGGAGAATCCCATCGAGATGGAGCGGTGCCTGCGTGTCGCCGCCGATACCGTGGTCGTCGCCGATGGCGATATGAACTGTTCCGGCGGCTTTCTCGTCGAGCAGCACCGATCCAACCAGTTCGGTGACGGCGACGTTCGTCCCGATGCCGAGCTCGGCGAGGTTGTAGGCGTCGTCGCCGACCTCCTCGGCACCGCGCTCGACCTGCTCGCGGACGTCCCGATCCGAGATCTCGGTCACGAAACCGTCCTCGACGGTGAACTCCAGCTCCTCGTCGAGCAGGCCGTGAGGCATCATCGTGCCGTCGACGACGTAGGTTCCCGATGCGCTCTCGGGGCTGACGAACACCTCGCCCGCCGGGAGGTTCGACATCGCGCCCGCCTCGTGGACGATGCCCGTGTCGGCAAGCCACTCGTGCTCGCCCGGCTCGAAGGTGATATCGGTGCCCGCGGGCGAGGTGACGCGGATCTCGCTCGCGTCGGCGATCGCATCCAGGATCGACTCACAACAGCCCTCGATGGAGCGGTAGTCGGCGTCGAGACCCGTGCGGAACACCTCCTCTGTGATGCCGGGGAGGGTAGCGACGCGTGCACCGGCCTCGTTGGCCCCCGAGCGGGC belongs to Halococcus qingdaonensis and includes:
- a CDS encoding HVO_0476 family zinc finger protein, which gives rise to MSEATERVGTTCPACSPDTPVVHELLKSGGQATVRCGECGHVHKTRLEEPATEQRDVIVSQDGESFSTTTEIPREEQLAVGEEFVLDTPEALLTVRITSLEVEGGRTEEADVPDIRTVWTRVVGNVAVDVTLNPTGGNDETRGIELRVPGDYEFTVGEREDLADERFTVKGIHLRADAEGYGFDHLDHEGDMAFAKDVNRVYADDESSSAWSVW
- a CDS encoding aminopeptidase, with product MSRTNIGATLDSAAETAVDQCLALGAEESCAVVTDDERLSIGQALYDAACAVSDDVVLVQYPPGDQHGTEPPAPVAAAMRGADVVFCPTTKSLSHTRARSGANEAGARVATLPGITEEVFRTGLDADYRSIEGCCESILDAIADASEIRVTSPAGTDITFEPGEHEWLADTGIVHEAGAMSNLPAGEVFVSPESASGTYVVDGTMMPHGLLDEELEFTVEDGFVTEISDRDVREQVERGAEEVGDDAYNLAELGIGTNVAVTELVGSVLLDEKAAGTVHIAIGDDHGIGGDTQAPLHLDGILREPTVYADGEEIDLPTPNGA
- a CDS encoding protein-L-isoaspartate O-methyltransferase family protein, whose amino-acid sequence is MEPAAVREDMVDGLEHESKGVVESEALSVAMRTVPRHEFLPEERAAYADRTTEHANTRVLAPSTVARLFEALLPASGDSVLVVGAGVGYTAAVAAEIVGQENVHAVDIARRLVVDARRNLSHAGYGGVLVDRRDGTHGFPDYAPFDRILLEAAVVRPPSALVDQLAPDGRLVAPVGNHEQSLVAVDERGARERFGPVRFAPLLVEGEQSDAVERNRTVREDRERARASAERRNGWEHDWIDWDRQ
- a CDS encoding protein-L-isoaspartate(D-aspartate) O-methyltransferase, whose amino-acid sequence is MDHERAREQLVARLDEQGRIERDSTREALLSVPRHEFVPENRRKDAYDDRPLPIGADQTISAPHMVAIMTDLLAPEAGDSVLEIGTGCGYHAAVTAAITDGVKSVEYHASLAESARERLTELGYAVDVRVGDGHDGWPEHAPYDGAYLTCAAPAIPEPVAEQVRPGGAIVAPIGTHRQTLVRARRRADGSLDRTEHGGVRFVPMQG